One window of the Podospora pseudopauciseta strain CBS 411.78 chromosome 4, whole genome shotgun sequence genome contains the following:
- a CDS encoding hypothetical protein (EggNog:ENOG503P75W; COG:J) — MAKKAKSRVIIVRLLSMAQTGYFYTFTRPRVGIPMSMIKYDPIVRRRVLFLEQKRKGK, encoded by the exons ATGGCCAAGAAGG CAAAATCCCGTGTTATCATcgtccgcctcctctccatggCACAAACGGGCTACTTTTATACCTTCACCCGCCCCCGTGTCGGAATCCCAATGAGCATGATCAAGTACGATCCGATTG tgaggaggagggtccTGTTCCTAGAACAAAAACGAAAGGGGAAATAA
- the PaME4 gene encoding Coiled-coil putative protein (EggNog:ENOG503P94I) yields MEQPFPTEFDTSHGRGQMTRKPFDSSPNDGQSPNTEPTLSAEKPANPKNIVDLTDIENGKLPQVPEDPSTEPDATKSFSYGPPVTVVPNRFTARSPGKPTTPTGLREQHIKAPPQAHIPKFPTIEGKPGLTRFSGRNRRNRVIPNPLDARRVSPIQSFRPFPDNGDFRNNDPAAHGPKQPSPHPQFQPHPFPDLPSPKVATAHATYPQPAYVEDAVSTGHGAEPSIIDVTSPVKPNAMATDPGYDDEDYGFDNNAEYYAEMPDQYVPQHHPLPSDFAISSPQVTPQVKKTSIHPSAPKHTTGDSRSSRGSRSHRHPGDRPAHRHRMQPAIKPFRKTNSASRKAETMRKVDESMRNVRAQSHSSNISRRRDAPDTRKAQHQHFLRSEKSSAKSVTSSPELKQQTVRVRHKFASNMAEVLNEFNMDQETALLKQRERYRENIKSLKLELERAAEESSALVAQSIEKSKEIQNLQASEAEKDARIVELHTKLENFEQQNTTLAEKFAAFKSRCNSIIEEQRALYNDTKSRCEETITEVRNIASARISEAEAVAQKGEKVRKALMERVHQDIAQNKRESSELYEKIRTLTQQVEEKDHQIARDQETIRGLSTRIQDIQASSERFEKLAAKNEEVLCNIGELITEESSRREESAKETNEWLDSISCQLEKVSQTVVDQPELTTSLGETQAKSLNDINAKLEVMLVSRECVSDATSQLSTCIETQIWKVLQRLDSQFDTMGQQLALKAEEKAVLSTLLEEKKARCGALEQEIVTLQQKSREQIERIDALQQNISAMESQHGNDQEEIQRLKDIGSRLEDENEKFSDEVELKTATIRELEDKLRSKGETYSAEVRTFGIEVSKLNQALREQEHSNQITVKQVSEAARNQVKVEMERIIADTRRMLQQTERQRDTLVGEIKMLKGTIQENESRHQTAIRNATETAQSETRIDMERTMSADQRLLAETQKHRDKLITEVKKLEEAIQERQQSTLEAVQKASDTARREAKDEMERVVADTTKFLEQAQQHLEKVVQEKEQERERNSHLVDSLKGMLAAEEATKNKVIQESTERLAERSQQIEDLKARVTSLEAERDAARKAVAELSSERDHQRVRCEAMASGLMDWARQYGHPTDAIREQFAHGKVEEIKACVLHTLAQLALSQRLKALNTEPSSEHSQSQDSSGQAAISRQERPRVEVETANMDDSTTLLGSPGSLRGESPGTLLGGASATPLSSPSNDPGSQRRRVVIRTPMSEPDPVPPTVDQEKIRRREALQPKSVLRRVTRSASSGRLSQENIAGVTEAGTSPAPLGIQHIVPNIPTPTRPTPVATTVKPATKRLTKRKAPASGGSRATRSKTTPLAAPDEHPISALGGSRTLSLEPNSPDQPPKSTGPQQGQSALQAAGQTNSSTLGGPQRPSPEERTPLPNSAGSWTSSQPQPANAEDYGIRRRRRSLSPALETDASGLPILRSQPRFWSRPQVPSTASQPQELQTYRNIGDYQDSIIDSQETHEA; encoded by the exons atggaGCAGCCTTTTCCCACCGAATTCGATACATCCCACGGGCGTGGTCAGATGACCCGGAAACCATTTGACAGCTCCCCGAACGACGGACAGTCCCCGAATACGGAGCCAACGCTATCGGCAGAGAAGCCAGCCAATCCCAAGAACATCGTTGATTTGACTGATATCGAGAACGGTAAGCTTCCGCAGGTCCCGGAAGACCCTTCCACCGAGCCAGATGCCACCAAGAGTTTCTCTTACGGCCCTCCTGTCACTGTCGTCCCCAACCGGTTTACAGCACGCTCTCCTGGAAAGCCAACCACGCCGACTGGCCTACGTGAACAGCATATCAAAGCCCCTCCGCAGGCTCATATACCCAAGTTCCCTACCATCGAAGGGAAGCCCGGACTAACGCGGTTCTCTGGCCGCAACCGACGGAATAGGGTCATTCCCAACCCATTGGACGCCCGAAGAGTATCCCCTATCCAGAGCTTTCGTCCCTTCCCTGATAACGGTGACTTTCGCAACAATGATCCAGCTGCCCACGGGCCCAAACAACCCTCGCCACACCCCCAATTTCAACCACACCCGTTTCCCGATCTGCCTTCTCCCAAGGTCGCAACTGCTCATGCGACGTATCCTCAGCCAGCATATGTTGAGGACGCAGTGAGCACTGGCCATGGTGCCGAACCTTCAATTATTGATGTCACCTCACCTGTCAAGCCCAACGCAATGGCTACCGACCCGGgatatgatgatgaagactaCGGTTTCGATAACAATGCGGAGTACTACGCCGAGATGCCTGATCAATATGTTCCGCAACATCATCCGTTGCCGAGTGATTTCGCAATTTCATCGCCGCAGGTAACACCCCAAGTGAAGAAGACATCTATCCATCCTTCGGCTCCAAAGCACACCACAGGTGATTCTCGCAGCTCTCGAGGGTCTCGCAGCCACCGACACCCGGGTGATCGGCCGGCCCATCGACACCGAATGCAGCCAGCCATCAAACCATTTCGAAAGACGAACTCAGCAAGCAGGAAGGCAGAAACCATGCGAAAGGTGGATGAATCCATGCGGAATGTACGTGCTCAGTCGCATAGTTCAAACATATCAAGACGCAGAGATGCACCGGACACCAGAAAGGCCCAGCATCAACATTTCCTTAGGTCAGAGAAATCATCAGCCAAGTCCGTCACATCCAGCCCTGAGCTGAAGCAACAAACCGTTCGTGTACGCCACAAATTTGCCAGTAACATGGCTGAAGTGCTCAACGAGTTCAATATGGATCAGGAGACTGCCTTGCTGAAGCAACGGGAACGCTACCGCGAGAATATCAAGTCCCtgaagctggagctggagagggcggcggaggagtcCTCCGCTCTTGTTGCACAAAGCATCGAGAAGTCCAAGGAGATACAAAATCTTCAAGCATCTGAAGCTGAAAAAGATGCTCGCATTGTGGAATTGCACACCAAGCTTGAGAACTTTGAGCAGCAAAACACAACGCTGGCAGAAAAGTTTGCTGCGTTCAAATCTCGATGCAACAGTATCATTGAAGAACAGCGAGCTCTGTACAATGACACCAAGTCACGGTGTGAGGAGACGATCACCGAAGTGCGCAACATTGCATCAGCCAGGATATCCGAAGCAGAGGCAGTTGCCCAGAAAGGCGAAAAAGTTCGCAAAGCGCTCATGGAACGAGTGCATCAGGACATTGCTCAGAACAAGAGAGAGTCTTCCGAGC TGTACGAAAAAATACGTACTCTAACACAACAGGTTGAAGAGAAGGATCATCAGATTGCCCGCGATCAAGAGACCATTCGTGGCTTGTCTACCAGAATACAAGATATCCAAGCTTCATCGGAAAGGTTCGAGAAGCTTGCCGCCAAGAATGAGGAAGTTCTCTGCAACATTGGAGAACTGATTACGGAGGAGTCCTCTCGACGTGAGGAATCCGCGAAGGAAACTAATGAGTGGTTGGATTCCATCTCCTGTCAGCTGGAGAAGGTATCGCAGACAGTGGTCGACCAACCTGAACTGACGACTAGTCTGGGAGAAACACAAGCAAAAAGCCTCAACGA CATCAATGCCAAGCTCGAAGTGATGCTGGTATCTCGAGAGTGTGTGAGCGATGCCACCAGTCAGCTGTCAACTTGCATCGAGACACAGATATGGAAGGTCCTGCAGCGTCTTGATAGCCAATTCGACACAATGGGTCAACAACTGGCGCtcaaggcggaggagaaggccgtACTGTCCACCCTTCttgaagagaagaaggctcGTTGTGGAGCACTCGAGCAAGAGATTGTGACCTTGCAGCAAAAGTCCAGGGAGCAAATTGAGCGTATCGACGCACTCCAACAGAATATTTCTGCCATGGAAAGTCAGCATGGCAATGATCAAGAAGAGATTCAGCGTCTGAAGGATATTGGCTCCCGGCTGGAAGACGAGAATGAAAAGTTCAGCGATGAGGTCGAGTTAAAGACCGCCACGATCAGAGAGCTCGAAGACAAGCTTAGGTCTAAGGGAGAGACATACTCCGCTGAGGTACGAACATTTGGCATCGAAGTCTCCAAGCTCAACCAGGCCCTGCGGGAACAGGAGCACTCGAACCAAATCACCGTCAAGCAGGTTTCGGAAGCTGCGAGGAACCAGGTCAAAGTTGAGATGGAACGCATAATTGCAGACACCAGAAGGATGCTTCAGCAGACTGAAAGACAGAGAGATACCTTGGTTGGAGAAATCAAGATGTTGAAGGGGACGATTCAGGAGAATGAAAGCCGGCACCAGACTGCGATCAGAAATGCCACGGAAACTGCTCAGAGTGAAACTCGCATTGATATGGAGCGCACCATGTCGGCAGATCAGAGGCTATTGGCCGAGACACAAAAGCACAGGGACAAGCTGATCACCGAggtcaagaagctggaggaggcgattCAAGAAAGGCAACAATCGACTCTCGAGGCCGTTCAGAAGGCATCTGACACCGCGCGTCGCGAAGCCAAAGATGAAATGGAACGGGTCGTTGCCGACACGACAAAATTCTTGGAGCAAGCCCAGCAGCACTTGGAAAAGGTTGTTCAAGAGAAGGAGCAAGAAAGGGAGCGCAACTCGCATCTAGTGGATTCATTGAAAGGGATGCTGGCAGCTGAGGAAGCTACCAAGAACAAAGTCATTCAAGAGTCCACAGAGCGTTTGGCAGAGCGTAGTCAGCAGATTGAGGATCTGAAAGCTCGGGTAACTTCGCTGGAAGCTGAGAGAGATGCAGCGAGAAAGGCAGTCGCTGAGCTATCAAGCGAGCGTGATCATCAACGTGTTCGGTGCGAAGCTATGGCTTCAGGTTTGATGGATTGGGCCCGGCAATATGGGCACCCTACGGATGCAATTAGAGAACAGTTTGCGCATGGGAAGGTCGAGGAGATCAAAGCCTGCGTCTTGCATACACTGGCCCAGCTTGCACTCTCGCAGAGGCTAAAGGCGCTCAATACGGAACCTTCATCGGAGCATTCCCAATCACAGGACTCATCGGGGCAGGCTGCCATCTCTCGTCAAGAACGCCCGCGAGTGGAGGTAGAAACAGCCAACATGGACGACAGTACCACTTTGCTTGGGAGCCCCGGATCCCTGAGGGGAGAGAGCCCCGGCACGCTGCTGGGTGGTGCATCTGCCACTCCTCTCTCCAGCCCATCGAATGATCCTGGATCCCAAAGGCGGCGAGTTGTTATCCGAACCCCCATGAGCGAACCGGACCCGGTTCCGCCAACAGTAGACCAGGAGAAGATTCGAAGAAGGGAAGCTCTCCAACCCAAGTCAGTCTTGAGGCGCGTAACCCGAAGCGCTTCCTCTGGTAGGTTGAGCCAAGAGAACATTGCTGGCGTTACTGAGGCTGGCACCAGTCCGGCTCCTTTGGGTATCCAGCACATTGTTCCAAACATTCCGACACCAACTCGGCCAACACCGGTGGCCACCACTGTCAAGCCAGCGACAAAGCGTCTGACCAAGAGGAAGGCTCCAGCGAGCGGCGGTTCTCGAGCCACGCGAAGCAAGACGACTCCGTTAGCAGCGCCTGATGAGCACCCCATCTCTGCCCTAGGGGGCTCAAGAACCCTCAGTTTGGAACCAAACTCACCAGATCAGCCACCGAAGTCAACAGGTCCTCAGCAGGGGCAAAGTGCCTTACAGGCAGCTGGCCAAACTAACAGCTCAACCCTCGGAGGACCTCAGAGACCCAGCCCAGAAGAAAGGACCCCGCTGCCAAACAGCGCCGGTTCATGGACGTCAAGCCAGCCCCAGCCCGCAAACGCAGAAGACTATGGCATACGAAGGCGTCGTAGATCATTATCCCCTGCACTCGAGACAGACGCATCCGGTCTCCCTATCTTGAGATCGCAGCCACGATTCTGGTCTCGACCACAAGTGCCCTCAACAGCATCACAGCCACAAGAGCTGCAGACCTATCGGAATATAGGGGATTATCAGGACTCGATTATTGATTCGCAGGAAACGCACGAAGCCTAA
- the ALT1 gene encoding alanine transaminase (EggNog:ENOG503NU5I; COG:E), protein MAPYLMRVARRGTTINNSALSHSARFIPGALPRGTPSTRADVSGLAPAPPLTATTPLSSAAARCAGRCFSSITSTGKRVGVIPVAATAAVVMGQLSNQSQSQQQQQVRNMASSSTPSSSGRRLNMNNINPHVKAAKYAVRGELAVKSEEYRAYLQGGMTDLPFSEVISANIGNPQQLDQKPITFFRQVLSLLENPVLLEKEDVLIEHLGYKKDVIERAKKLLKVVGSVGAYSASNGVPAIRQSIADFLERRDGFPASQSDIYLSAGASSGVNTLLHVVCQDSNTGILVPIPQYPLYTASLAVLDAHCVEYHLDESKNWGTDLEIIKSSYEAAKAKGIDVRAIVIINPGNPTGASLSESDIRSVIEFARQERLVILADEVYQTNVFIGEFVSFKKVLRTLQKERPNDGFDQVELASLHSVSKGMVGECGHRGGYFELVNFDPDVQQEIYKFVSIMLCAPVIGQCLVDLMVNPPRPGEESYELYKKEYNAIYDGLKERATALHKAFEQMEGVECGSPQGSMYLFPTINLPEKAAEAAKKEGRTPDEFYCLRLLEATGVCVVPGSGFGQREGSLHFRTTFLAPGTEWVGSIVKFHREFMEKYR, encoded by the exons ATGGCGCCCTATCTGATGCGAGTCGCCCGCCGTGGGACAACGATAAATAACTCAGCGCTGAGCCACAGCGCCAGGTTCATCCCGGGCGCACTCCCGAGGGGAACCCCATCCACCCGCGCAG ACGTCTCGGGACTCGCTCCAGCCCCGCCATTGACTGCTACTACCCCGCTATCGTCGGCTGCTGCTCGTTGCGCAGGTCGCTGCTTTTCGTCCATTACTTCTACCGGCAAAAGAGTCGGAGTCATCCCGGTCGCTGCCACTGCCGCCGTCGTTATGGGTCAACTCTCGAACCAATCTCAGtcgcaacaacagcaacaagttCGCAACATGGCGTCTTCATCCACACCATCGTCGTCGGGTAGACGACTAAATAtgaacaacatcaacccccacgTCAAGGCTGCCAAGTATGCCGTGCGTGGCGAGCTCGCCGTCAAGTCGGAGGAATATAGGGCGTACCTCCAGGGCGGGATGACGGACCTGCCGTTTTCAGAGGTTATTTCGGCCAACATTGGTAATCCTCAACAGCTGGATCAGAAGCCTATTACTTTTTTCAGACAGGTGCTCAGTTTGCTGGAGAACCCCGTGTtgctggagaaggaagatGTGCTTATTGAGCATTTGGGGTACAAGAAGGATGTGATTGAGCGGGCGAAGAAGCTGCTCAAGGTGGTGGGATCGGTGGGTGCGTACAGCGCCAGTAACGGTGTGCCTGCCATTAGGCAGAGTATTGCCGATTTTCTAGAGA GGAGAGATGGCTTCCCCGCCTCTCAATCCGACATTTACCTCTCGGCCGGTGCGTCTTCCGGtgtcaacaccctcctccacgtcGTCTGCCAGGACTCCAACACGGGCATCCTCGTCCCTATCCCCCAGTACCCATTGTATaccgcctccctcgccgtcctGGACGCCCACTGCGTCGAATACCACCTTGACGAGTCGAAGAACTGGGGAACCGACCTCGAGATCATCAAGTCTTCGTACGAAGCCGCCAAAGCCAAGGGCATCGACGTCCGTGCCATTGTCATTATCAACCCGGGCAACCCCACTGGCGCTTCCTTGTCAGAATCCGACATTCGCTCCGTGATTGAATTCGCCCGCCAGGAAAGACTAGTCATCCTCGCCGACGAGGTCTACCAAACCAACGTTTTCATCGGGGAGTTTGTCTCCTTCAAAAAGGTGCTGAGGACCCTCCAAAAGGAGCGTCCAAACGACGGGTTTGACCAGGTGGAGCTCGCGTCGCTGCACTCGGTGTCAAAGGGCATGGTGGGCGAGTGCGGGCACAGGGGGGGTTACTTTGAGCTGGTCAACTTTGACCCGGACGTGCAGCAGGAGATTTACAAGTTTGTGTCCATTATGCTCTGCGCCCCGGTCATTGGGCAGTGTCTGGTGGACCTGATGGTCAACCCGCCCCGGCCCGGGGAGGAGAGCTATGAGCTTTACAAGAAGGAGTATAACGCTATTTATGACgggttgaaggagagggctACGGCGCTGCACAAGGCTTTTGAGcagatggagggggtggaatgCGGGAGTCCGCAGGGGAGCATGTATTTGTTTCctaccatcaacctccctgaaaaggcggccgaggcggcgaagaaggaggggaggaccCCGGATGAGTTTTACTGTTTGAGGCTGCTCGAGGCGACGGGGGTTTGTGTCGTTCCCGGGAGCGGGTTTGggcagagggaggggagccTGCATTTTAGGACGACGTTTTTGGCGCCGGGGACGGAGTGGGTGGGGAGTATTGTTAAGTTTCATAGGGAATTTATGGAGAAGTATCGttag
- a CDS encoding hypothetical protein (EggNog:ENOG503P7Q9), which translates to MAPHPQTDNSPFPLTPTEDDVAGHGTPDDGSLAGASGTSSGGITISRGALVAIIVVVVVVALAGIASSVLFYVAKKREWTVKETIRRSARKVVTALTPRRSEFPRSVKEGGGSRNGRVKLDDVPPTPRLTPERLEDLEKGLEGKKKNKKSNFSRK; encoded by the exons ATGGCACCCCACCCTCAAACAGAcaactcccccttccccctaaCCCCAACCGAAGACGACGTCGCTGGCCACGGCACCCCAGACGATGGCTCCCTCGCCGGTGCGAGCGGCACCTCCTCAGgcggcatcaccatctcccggGGTGCCCTCGTAGCCATcatcgttgtcgtcgtcgtggttgCTTTAGCAGGGA TCGCCTCCTCAGTCCTCTTCTACGTCGCCAAAAAGCGCGAGTGGACCGTCAAGGAAACGATTCGCCGTTCCGCAAGAAAGGTCGTCACCGCCCTCACCCCACGCCGCTCCGAGTTCCCTCGCAGCGTCAAAGAAGGCGGCGGGAGCAGGAACGGAAGGGTAAAGCTCGATGACGTCCCGCCTACCCCTAGACTTACGCCTGAACGCCTGGAAGATTTGGAAAAGGGGCtcgaggggaagaagaagaataaaAAGTCAAACTTTAGCCGGAAGTAG